Proteins encoded in a region of the Acomys russatus chromosome 14, mAcoRus1.1, whole genome shotgun sequence genome:
- the St3gal4 gene encoding CMP-N-acetylneuraminate-beta-galactosamide-alpha-2,3-sialyltransferase 4 isoform X2, with translation MTSKSRWKFLAMLALVLVVVMVWYSISREDRYIELFYFPVAEKKEPCFQGEAERQASKIFGNHSREQPIFLQLKDYFWVKTPSAYELPFGTKGSEDLLLRVLAITSYSIPESIQSLECRRCVVVGNGHRLRNSSLGSIINKYDVVIRLNNAPVAGYEGDVGSKTTIRLFYPESAHFDPKIENNPDTLLVLVAFKAMDFHWIETILSDKKRVRKGFWKQPPLIWDVNPKQIRILNPFFMEIAADKLLSLPIQQPRKIKQKPTTGLLAITLALHLCDLVHIAGFGYPDAYNKKQTIHYYEQITLKSMAGSGHNVSQEALAIKRMLEMGAVKNLTYF, from the exons ATGACCAGCAAATCTC GCTGGAAGTTCCTGGCCATGCTGGCTCTCGTCCTCGTTGTTGTCATGGTGTGGTATTCCATCTCCCGAGAAGATAGGTACATTGAACT CTTTTATTTTCCCGTCGCAGAGAAGAAAGAGCCATGCTTCCAgggtgaggcagagaggcaggcctCTAAGATTTTCGGCAA CCATTCTAGAGAACAGCCCATCTTCCTGCAGCTTAAGGATTATTTCTGGGTAAAGACACCATCTGCCTATGAGTTGCCCTTTGGGACTAAAGGAAGTG AAGACCTTCTTCTCCGGGTGTTGGCCATCACTAGCTATTCTATACCTGAGAGCATACAAAG CCTTGAGTGCCGGCGCTGTGTCGTGGTGGGAAATGGTCACCGGTTGCGGAACAGCTCACTGGGAAGCATCATCAACAAGTATGATGTGGTCATCAG ACTAAACAACGCTCCTGTGGCTGGCTATGAGGGAGACGTGGGCTCCAAGACCACCATCCGTCTCTTTTACCCAGAGTCGGCCCACTTTGACCCCAAGATAGAAAACAACCCAGACACGCTTTTGGTCCTGGTAGCTTTCAAGGCGATGGACTTCCACTGGATTGAGACCATCTTGAGTGATAAGAAGCGA GTACGAAAAGGCTTCTGGAAACAGCCCCCCCTCATCTGGGATGTCAACCCCAAACAGATCCGGATTCTTAACCCCTTCTTTATGGAGATTGCAGCCGACAAGCTCCTGAGTCTGCCCATACAACAGCCACGCAAGATCAAGCAG AAGCCAACCACGGGTCTGCTAGCCATCACCTTGGCCCTACACCTCTGCGACTTAGTGCATATAGCTGGCTTCGGCTACCCAGATGCCTACAACAAGAAGCAGACCATCCACTACTATGAACAGATCACGCTTAAGTCTATGGCG GGGTCAGGCCACAATGTCTCCCAAGAGGCCTTAGCCATCAAACGGATGCTGGAGATGGGAGCTGTTAAGAACCTCACGTACTTCTGA
- the St3gal4 gene encoding CMP-N-acetylneuraminate-beta-galactosamide-alpha-2,3-sialyltransferase 4 isoform X1 yields MEEESALASGAQQTSEAVARGSRDDTSPQEPCYLLRNMTSKSRWKFLAMLALVLVVVMVWYSISREDRYIELFYFPVAEKKEPCFQGEAERQASKIFGNHSREQPIFLQLKDYFWVKTPSAYELPFGTKGSEDLLLRVLAITSYSIPESIQSLECRRCVVVGNGHRLRNSSLGSIINKYDVVIRLNNAPVAGYEGDVGSKTTIRLFYPESAHFDPKIENNPDTLLVLVAFKAMDFHWIETILSDKKRVRKGFWKQPPLIWDVNPKQIRILNPFFMEIAADKLLSLPIQQPRKIKQKPTTGLLAITLALHLCDLVHIAGFGYPDAYNKKQTIHYYEQITLKSMAGSGHNVSQEALAIKRMLEMGAVKNLTYF; encoded by the exons GTGGCCCGAGGTAGCCGGGATGACACTTCTCCCCAGGAACCCTGCTATCTGCTGAGAAACATGACCAGCAAATCTC GCTGGAAGTTCCTGGCCATGCTGGCTCTCGTCCTCGTTGTTGTCATGGTGTGGTATTCCATCTCCCGAGAAGATAGGTACATTGAACT CTTTTATTTTCCCGTCGCAGAGAAGAAAGAGCCATGCTTCCAgggtgaggcagagaggcaggcctCTAAGATTTTCGGCAA CCATTCTAGAGAACAGCCCATCTTCCTGCAGCTTAAGGATTATTTCTGGGTAAAGACACCATCTGCCTATGAGTTGCCCTTTGGGACTAAAGGAAGTG AAGACCTTCTTCTCCGGGTGTTGGCCATCACTAGCTATTCTATACCTGAGAGCATACAAAG CCTTGAGTGCCGGCGCTGTGTCGTGGTGGGAAATGGTCACCGGTTGCGGAACAGCTCACTGGGAAGCATCATCAACAAGTATGATGTGGTCATCAG ACTAAACAACGCTCCTGTGGCTGGCTATGAGGGAGACGTGGGCTCCAAGACCACCATCCGTCTCTTTTACCCAGAGTCGGCCCACTTTGACCCCAAGATAGAAAACAACCCAGACACGCTTTTGGTCCTGGTAGCTTTCAAGGCGATGGACTTCCACTGGATTGAGACCATCTTGAGTGATAAGAAGCGA GTACGAAAAGGCTTCTGGAAACAGCCCCCCCTCATCTGGGATGTCAACCCCAAACAGATCCGGATTCTTAACCCCTTCTTTATGGAGATTGCAGCCGACAAGCTCCTGAGTCTGCCCATACAACAGCCACGCAAGATCAAGCAG AAGCCAACCACGGGTCTGCTAGCCATCACCTTGGCCCTACACCTCTGCGACTTAGTGCATATAGCTGGCTTCGGCTACCCAGATGCCTACAACAAGAAGCAGACCATCCACTACTATGAACAGATCACGCTTAAGTCTATGGCG GGGTCAGGCCACAATGTCTCCCAAGAGGCCTTAGCCATCAAACGGATGCTGGAGATGGGAGCTGTTAAGAACCTCACGTACTTCTGA